The following coding sequences lie in one Spinacia oleracea cultivar Varoflay chromosome 1, BTI_SOV_V1, whole genome shotgun sequence genomic window:
- the LOC110777539 gene encoding uncharacterized protein isoform X2, translated as MGTKNWVVLQARSLEGNVSPCAAQREKRSAKSKSSGKHPAKVATMAATDSRKQLFSLIRDFVAEKSHGERRVFSLKKRIEELESELDVANTELGNGKRFKETTDQELKGFEVELSMNESSNQTLEARIASIQDEISKVGSDVDILKNEEATLRDEFINQMFQFKTEIRKFKEFSLSNQQQTSCQKTSSGIADAELIDLEKKVSFMVAQTDTEEEERDREQNLHNLLQQDVVVLSRRLELIETIMKDMKELQNLTKYPC; from the exons ATGGGCACTAAGAATTGGGTTGTGCTACAAGCTCGAAGCCTCGAAGGCAACGTTTCTCCTTGCGCGGCACAAAG AGAGAAAAGAAGCGCCAAATCTAAATCCAGTGGGAAGCACCCAGCAAAGGTCGCAACAATGGCGGCAACTGATTCTCGGAAACAACTATTTTCTCTGATTCGGGATTTTGTTGCAGAGAAATCTCATGGAG AGAGAAGAGTCTTTAGCTTGAAGAAGCGTATCGAGGAGCTTGAATCAGAGCTAGATGTCGCAAACACAGAGCTTGGAAATGGAAAACGGTTTAAGGAAACAACGGATCAAGAGCTCAAGGGTTTTGAGGTCGAATTATCGATGAACGAATCTTCAAACCAAACACTAGAG GCAAGAATTGCTTCGATTCAGGATGAGATTTCGAAAGTAGGATCTGATGTAGATATTCTTAAG AATGAAGAAGCAACTCTAAG AGATGAATTTATCAATCAAATGTTCCAGTTCAAGACTGAGATAAG GAAATTCAAGGAGTTTTCACTTTCCAATCAGCAGCAAACTAGTTGCCAGAAAACTTCATCAG GCATTGCAGATGCAGAATTGATTGATCTTGAGAAGAAGGTCTCCTTCATGGTTGCTCAGACTGACACAGAAGAAGAAGAACGTGACAGGGAACAGAATCTACATAATCTG CTGCAACAAGATGTTGTTGTTTTAAGCAGAAGACTGGAGCTGATTGAGACAATAATGAAGGACATGAAGGAGTTGCAGAACTTGACAAAATATCCTTGTtga
- the LOC110777539 gene encoding uncharacterized protein isoform X1, protein MGTKNWVVLQARSLEGNVSPCAAQREKRSAKSKSSGKHPAKVATMAATDSRKQLFSLIRDFVAEKSHGERRVFSLKKRIEELESELDVANTELGNGKRFKETTDQELKGFEVELSMNESSNQTLEARIASIQDEISKVGSDVDILKNEEATLRDEFINQMFQFKTEIRKFKEFSLSNQQQTSCQKTSSECNHAGIADAELIDLEKKVSFMVAQTDTEEEERDREQNLHNLLQQDVVVLSRRLELIETIMKDMKELQNLTKYPC, encoded by the exons ATGGGCACTAAGAATTGGGTTGTGCTACAAGCTCGAAGCCTCGAAGGCAACGTTTCTCCTTGCGCGGCACAAAG AGAGAAAAGAAGCGCCAAATCTAAATCCAGTGGGAAGCACCCAGCAAAGGTCGCAACAATGGCGGCAACTGATTCTCGGAAACAACTATTTTCTCTGATTCGGGATTTTGTTGCAGAGAAATCTCATGGAG AGAGAAGAGTCTTTAGCTTGAAGAAGCGTATCGAGGAGCTTGAATCAGAGCTAGATGTCGCAAACACAGAGCTTGGAAATGGAAAACGGTTTAAGGAAACAACGGATCAAGAGCTCAAGGGTTTTGAGGTCGAATTATCGATGAACGAATCTTCAAACCAAACACTAGAG GCAAGAATTGCTTCGATTCAGGATGAGATTTCGAAAGTAGGATCTGATGTAGATATTCTTAAG AATGAAGAAGCAACTCTAAG AGATGAATTTATCAATCAAATGTTCCAGTTCAAGACTGAGATAAG GAAATTCAAGGAGTTTTCACTTTCCAATCAGCAGCAAACTAGTTGCCAGAAAACTTCATCAG AATGTAATCATGCAGGCATTGCAGATGCAGAATTGATTGATCTTGAGAAGAAGGTCTCCTTCATGGTTGCTCAGACTGACACAGAAGAAGAAGAACGTGACAGGGAACAGAATCTACATAATCTG CTGCAACAAGATGTTGTTGTTTTAAGCAGAAGACTGGAGCTGATTGAGACAATAATGAAGGACATGAAGGAGTTGCAGAACTTGACAAAATATCCTTGTtga
- the LOC110777539 gene encoding uncharacterized protein isoform X3 has translation MGTKNWVVLQARSLEGNVSPCAAQREKRSAKSKSSGKHPAKVATMAATDSRKQLFSLIRDFVAEKSHGERRVFSLKKRIEELESELDVANTELGNGKRFKETTDQELKGFEVELSMNESSNQTLEARIASIQDEISKVGSDVDILKNEEATLRDEFINQMFQFKTEIRKFKEFSLSNQQQTSCQKTSSDAELIDLEKKVSFMVAQTDTEEEERDREQNLHNLLQQDVVVLSRRLELIETIMKDMKELQNLTKYPC, from the exons ATGGGCACTAAGAATTGGGTTGTGCTACAAGCTCGAAGCCTCGAAGGCAACGTTTCTCCTTGCGCGGCACAAAG AGAGAAAAGAAGCGCCAAATCTAAATCCAGTGGGAAGCACCCAGCAAAGGTCGCAACAATGGCGGCAACTGATTCTCGGAAACAACTATTTTCTCTGATTCGGGATTTTGTTGCAGAGAAATCTCATGGAG AGAGAAGAGTCTTTAGCTTGAAGAAGCGTATCGAGGAGCTTGAATCAGAGCTAGATGTCGCAAACACAGAGCTTGGAAATGGAAAACGGTTTAAGGAAACAACGGATCAAGAGCTCAAGGGTTTTGAGGTCGAATTATCGATGAACGAATCTTCAAACCAAACACTAGAG GCAAGAATTGCTTCGATTCAGGATGAGATTTCGAAAGTAGGATCTGATGTAGATATTCTTAAG AATGAAGAAGCAACTCTAAG AGATGAATTTATCAATCAAATGTTCCAGTTCAAGACTGAGATAAG GAAATTCAAGGAGTTTTCACTTTCCAATCAGCAGCAAACTAGTTGCCAGAAAACTTCATCAG ATGCAGAATTGATTGATCTTGAGAAGAAGGTCTCCTTCATGGTTGCTCAGACTGACACAGAAGAAGAAGAACGTGACAGGGAACAGAATCTACATAATCTG CTGCAACAAGATGTTGTTGTTTTAAGCAGAAGACTGGAGCTGATTGAGACAATAATGAAGGACATGAAGGAGTTGCAGAACTTGACAAAATATCCTTGTtga